The genome window GGTAGCATATGCATGCATTTTTTAATGTGGGAAAATTATCCTAGAGATGCAAAGTCGTCCAGCTCTGAAATAGGAACCTGTGTAACAATTACTTAAATTAAGTGCTTATTGCAATGACCTTTTTAGTGTAAACTTTATTAAAAAGCATAATTTGCTTAAATTATTCACAATGCTCTAGATATGATTTACCTTTTTCACGTTTGAGCTAACTACTGCACAATGGGATAGGACCTGTTGTACAAATGATGGGATGCTTTTTAATAgggctttgaaaggattaaatgagatcatccaTATACAGAgtctagaacagtacctggcacatagtaaagtcctccataaatgtttattattattattattgagacagagtctcgctctgtcaccaggctggagtgcagtggcacgatctcagctcactgcaacctctgcctcctggaggcAGATTCTCCTTGCCTCCTGGAGGCAGATTCTCCTTGCCTCCTGGAGGCAGATTCTCCTTGCCTcctgattctccttgcctcagcctcctgagtagctgggactacaggcgcccactaccacgcctgactaattttttgtatttttagtaaagatggggttttaccagttggccaggatggtctcgaactcctgacctcaggtgatctgcccgcctcggactcccaaagtgctgggattacaggtgtgagccacggcacctggccattaattatgttttaataacaattttaaataatgatgTTAGCTATTAATACTTGATGGCTGGCTGGCTTCTCATCCTTCACATTCTCAGGAGAAAATGTACTACATCAGAGAGGCCCTCCCCAGCTATTCTATCTAAAGTGAAATCCCTCCTCAAATATCTCCCATTCCCCACTGCCCACATCCTGCTTATTGCttcagagattttgtcaccatctgtaattctttttattatttatttagtgagTGTGTGTCTCCCTCGCTAGAACATGAACCCCATGAGAGCAGGATTCCCACTGGCTGGCATGGATCCCATAGTCTCtatgtatttattgagtgaaAAGATGACGAAAGCCATCCAAGAAAGTATTATAATAAGAGGATGCCATGGTCTACATGGAAGGGCTATGCAGATGCGGCCGTTTTGGGGGGCATAATTTTGTGCACATATAAGTAAAAGTGGAGGTAAATAAAAATTCTGTCCAATTCTAGACCCTTCTCATACTGTGAAGGGCCCTAATGGTTTATTATTATCATGTTCAATCCAAAAGGTCAATGAATAGTCATTTGTAATATTTGGCTTACACATCTCTACCAAGTGTGGTGCAAATTGTTACCTTTAGAAAAATAGGTTGCTTTGCACTTTAATAGAGATTTAAACAacagattaaattttttttctttttcttttttttttttttttttttgagacggactcatgctctgtcgcccaggctggagtgcagtggtgtgatctcggctcactgcaaactctgcctcccaggttcacgccattctcctgcctcagcctcccgagtaggtgggactacagatgcctgctaccacacccggctgattttttgtatttttagtagagacggggtttcaccctgttggccaggatggtctcgatcttctgacctcatgatccgcccacctcagcctcccaaaatgctgggattacaggcattcagattaaaaaaaattttttttaagtggcttCTTGTAATCAAAGATTTAGATgaaattctttataattttttgttttttgaagatcCTAAAATTTAGATTTGAAAATAGCTCTGTAGAAGTTTTGCTTGGCACCAGGGTCaaagggaaaagggaaacaaaaatgttttaaatagcaGCCATGAAGCCTAACATAGGGAAGCAAGTCTCAAACGCAATGGGGTGACTGGTGGGGACAAAGCCCTGACCTGGTAGGGAGGCAGGAGTATGGCCAGTGCCACGGTCTGTGGGAAGAGGCCCCACTCACCCACCTGGGTGTGGAATCCCATGGTGACCTGCAGGATTTTCGATGGGGGTCACAGGTCATGGACTCCTGATAACTGACATCATGGGAAGAACACCagacctttttctcttttctcctgcaTCTTCCAGGACAACAGTATCTTGTAGGGACCAAGCAGTGGGCTTTGGCTACTTGAGTTTGAAGCGCATCTTCCCTGCTCACTAGAGACCTCTCCTGGGGTCTCTCTGGGCCTCTTTTACTCGTTGTCAAAATAGCAGCTGAACCTATCCCATTGGGTAATGGCTAGCACTAGTAGATACCTGATAACTGTGACTTTTGTGGCCCTTCTTCTGGAAGATACCATGAAGTCTCTGTCAGTTATGACCAACAAGGTGGGGTTCTGTGGTATCATTTTCCTTGGCATCTCTATGGCCTGGGAATTTTGTGTTTTCTGATTTTGATGGATATGTGGCTAGAGCTGTGACAATCTCATGTGGATTTTGCTAAGAAGGTTCCAGAATTTCTATGTAAAAGGGGCATACAGGTGGCCATCTTGGAAGAGGAGCTAGGGGCTGGGGTTCAACCTTGATTTTCACTGAGCACAGCCTTTACCTGGATGAATGTTTGTGTGGCACGCTGGTCTTGTGGTTGCACTTGATAGCCACTGTTTAGGTGTTTATTTGGGGTGCTTTGGAGGATTATGAGAACTTGTGGGCTAGTCTTGGCTATATTTGCATAGCAAGCCCCGATTTTTACTTGGATTGTATATTTATTTGGGGGGCTCTTGAGGGCTTTGTACTAAAAATTGCATAGCCAGCACATGTGGACTGAATGTTAAGCATTATGTGGACTGAGTGTTACGTGAAAACTTTGATGGAAATGCAGGTATTTGCTACTTTTCTGCCCTGCTTCGGGCTCATCGCTCACCTCTGGTGAGCTATACTATATATTTAACTTGGGTGAGAGTAATTTGATCTGGAAACTAGAATAGGAAGTGGATTTGGGACCTGGATTACAGAATGAACTTGAAGTCCCATTTGGCCAGCTTCAGAGGGCACCATCGTTGATGCTGATCacttcctcccacccttcctgGGAGCCACCCAGGAAGTGACCACACATAAGTGACTACACCTTGGGGGATAAGCCTAGGGGTGAAAGTCTAGGGAACCCACAGGACCTCAGAAACAAGCCAAACTCCAACCCATGAGTGTGGACCCCCATCCCCACTCCCAGTTATGGTGAATATTTATTATGAGTGATGTCCCACATATCCCCAGAGGCTTACTAGCTGTTTGTATTTAAGTTGCATGCTTATATACTGTGCCCATTTTTCTGATGGTTTTGCTTATTAATTCATAAGAACTCTGCTTATTAGGGATGTAAACCCTTTGTTAAATTTTTACCCGACCCAGGCCCTTCCCCCATTCAAATTTTAAgtgtgattttcattttcatagtcATCCCCAACCCCCTTATGGCCTTTAGGTCTTAGGTTATGCTGCAGAGAGGCCCTTTATAAACCCAAGATGTTAATTACAAAATAGCCACTTTAAAAAGTACCTCTTTTATTTAGATGTATGTGATCAACTTATGTCAAATTCATTTTGGTGTGTGCAATGAGGTAGAAATCCAGCCTAAATTTTCCCCAAATGGCTACACCATTTCTTGAATAACCCCATTGATTTGAAATACTGCGCTCCTCTATTTCTCCACATAATTTAGTCCCTATCTTATAGCAATAAATACACTACTTTTCTTGGGAAGCCTGGGTCAGCAGGCAAACTGTGTGATGATGTAATGGTGTAAGTTGGTAGAATCTTTGGATAGGATGGCAATGATCAAAATGCAGAGGTGACTGGGGCATAGTGGTTCACTATGGGGTAAAATTTAGGAGGAACAGGAGTGGACTTTTCCTGTTGTCTGCAAATTGTTTCAAGACCCCCACAGATTAGGGTCAGCAGAAAACATACAGTGGTGAGATTTTATACCCACTTCACCTTGAGGCCTCCCAACTTTTGATGTAAGGACCAAGTCAAAACCATGAATGACGGGAATTTGCTCAGAACCACAAATAACTCACGGGAGTCCCATCATTCTTTgctcacatttaatttttattttgatttttttttaatgctgcacaacacaatatttatttcatttgtttcttttatttcattttatttctgtttgctgctgttattttatttatttttactgaaagTGAGAGGGAACTTTTGtggccttttttcctttttctgtaggCCGCCTTAAGCTTTCTAAATTTGGAACATCTAAGCAAGCTGAAGGGAAAAGGGGGTTTCGCAAAATCACTCGGGGGAAGGGAAAGGTTGCTTTGTTAATCATGCCCTATGGTGGGTGATTAACTGCTTGTACAATTACGTTTCACTTTTAATTAATTGTGCTTAAGGCTTTAATTAAATTTGGGGGTTCCCTTCTTAGAGCAGCTCGTACTGACGAAGGTGCATGCGCTGAATGATGTCACGGCAGTCATTGAACACACGGCGGATGTTCTCAGTGTCCACAGCGCAGGTGAAATGAGGGTAGCAGTAGTGACGCCCATCTCCACTGGCAGTGCTGATCCTCTGCGGGCACAAACGAGGGGACCTGTCAGTGACACCCTCACCAGGAACCACCCTATCACTGATGGGGACACCTACCAGGGACGGCTGTTAGCCAGCCTCTGATGTcatatgaaaacaaaagcaaaaggagGGGCGCAAAGAGCTCAAATCCACACTGGATGTGCATGAACTAAAACCATGGAACTGGGTAGCTGAACCCCTGAATTTGGAATTAAGTAAATTTACACCCatgagaaaaagaggaggaacaAGAGAGGAAACTGAAGACAGGCTCGACTCACCAGAAACTCATCTCGAATGAAGTACTTGGCCCGGGTCACGCGTGGGTCCTCTCCAGGCTCGGGAGTAGCTATAAAAAAAGGGAATACAtattaatgtaattaaaaattcaaGCAGAGCTGGGGTGCTAGCATCACTGTGGCTCCTGAAGTCTTCAAAACCCTGATTTTTCCATATGAGAATTAGTGGGAGTGCGTTTTTCTTGCTTCTCTTATAGGTCCTTTATTGGTttggtggtgggagggggagggggagggggatgggggtTTTCAGCCTGACCGTTTGAAAAAGAACCACCGCAATGAACAGCCAGCAAGAGTGGAAGCCATACGCACCATCCTCAGGAGTAGTGTAGCGAGCAAATTCTGGAAAGTAGTCCTCAATCTTCGATTTCCCAGCAAGGACTTTCTCAGCGAGCAGATCTTGCTTGTTGAGGAACAGAATCACAGAGATGGTGCGCAGCCATCTACGAGAAGGGAGGCTGTGTGAATGCTCGGGGGAAGCGCGCTTTCGGCCAGGGGTCTGGAATGCTTGCACAGGGTTCTTTTCTATAAACAGTGCAGACCAGGGCCTCCTGGGCAAGCGCAGGGGGTGGGCGGCCACTCCACAAACCTGTTGTTCCAGATGCTCTTGAAGAGGTTCAGAGCCTCCTGCAGGCGGTTGGTCTGGTTGTCCTCCCGGATGACCATGTTGTAGCTGCTGCTGGCCACCACGAAGATGATGGCAGTCACATCTTAACCAAAGAGAGCAAAGCCAAGAGCGTGAGCAGCGACACTGATCCCTAACAACACAGAAGCAAAGCATTCTTCACGAACCGCCAAGCCCACAGCATCCTACCATTGAAGCACTGGATCCACTTGCGGCGTTCATCGCGCTGGCCACCCACGTCAAACATGCTGGTGGGGAGGAGGACAGCTGGTTATTCCAGAGGGACTGGGGTGAATGTCAAGAAACCATGATCTCTGTTATATAAAAAGGTAACAGTTGGCTTACTGGAAGTTGACTTTGTCCACCTGGAACTTGGTCTCAAAGATTCCAGAAGTCAGGACGCGGCAGCGAAGCAGGTCCTAGAACAAAATCGAGGTCAATGGATCTCACCAAAGCCAACCGAAATAGTAATAATTGCCAATCTAAAGCAAAGGTCTGGAGTTAGTTTGGAAAGAGGGCTCAGAGTCCTCTGGTGGTGAGGGGTTTTGCACACCTGATCGCTCGGCACATAGTCGGCCTGCTTGATCACATCGATCTTGTCCAGGAAgctgggagaaaaagaaagacacgTGGGGTGTTCACAGTGCTCACATCAATTTGCCAACTATTTGTGTCTCTCTACAAGGTCAGACTCAACGGAAGTGACCGTCCCACAGTTATGCAGCACTAAGTCAATGGCACATTTGTTTGTGTGTTGGTTACATTTATAACTCAAAGCTGATGCCTTAAGAAGGTTAGGGCAAATAGGatttaagataaataattttaGGAATCAGGGAACTCTAGATGCATCTAGCAGCTAGCCTGTGGCCTCGACGCAGTGGGGCCACACAAACAGCACAGGACAGTGGTGGGGCTTTGttcttcatgtttatttttattttttctatttttcttttttattctttacttaGCTTGTTTATTCCTGTTACTCTCTGGCAATATTCTTGATTTTTAGAAGGTTTTATGCATATCAAACAGTAGAGAAAGGACCCCAAAACCAGGCTGGCCTATCACATTCTGTGCCATTTGGTAATGCTggacaaaaacattttaattttcaaattgctTGATTAAAATGGCAAACAGTTTGAAAATTGTATGCCTCTATATCattcagttaaaagaaaaaaataaagcgaCATTCTTAAACACATCAAGGACTTTCCCCTCAAGGGCACACGAGATTGTTTTAGTTACTGAGAATCTGTATcccttcctttttactttttaagaatcTCATTGATTAAAGAGAACAAAAGAGGTTGGCACAAAGGGGCCCTTCTCGCCCTAGCCATCCTGAACAGGAAACAAATACAAAGTTCTCTTCCGTTCTGTTTGGTCCATGAAATAGAACACTCTAGATATTAAGCTTTTCCTTAAAAAAGCATCTTGTTTGTGTTGCTTGACTAGACACACAGGAAAATTTACTTTTGAAAGACTGGGGTAATTAATAtggaaaattaatgttaaaactAGTTTATTTTTTGGAGGGGGGGCATGTAGAGATTGGAATTGTTTTAAAGTGGgctaatgagaaaagaaaatcataaagacagaaaagtttatttaaagaaactgccaaagtttTGTGTTCCCCTCTTCCTTTTTACTAGTTCAGAGTTAGTCTGGCTTAGAGGATATACTAACTTGCCCAATCAATCTTACATTACAGCACCAGTCCAGAAATAGCTCCCCAGCCGCCCTGGCCTCCAGCATGTTACCATGGCAACAGAACCACAGTTCTAGAAATAGATCATCAGCACCAAATCTTGTGAGAGAGACATCTGGAGTGGAGCCAGCCAAACCCCagctcaacaaataaaaataggcaGCTTAAGAAATGGGCACAGTACCAGTATCTGAACTTTAATATAAAGGCAGTTCAACCAGAAACGTGCCGGCCACGGCAGATGCAGGGCTGTTTGAGCCACGGGTGAGGGaggacattttaaaagttttaagctgtgttgttctctttttctgagtttccttaaaacttTTCATGATCTATACAAATGGTGCAGTTTTCAGACAAAGTTTCAGGAGTAATTAAGTGTTGctttaaaaaaccccaaaaacttcTAAATGATTTGAGAAAACAAAAcccgacaaaattcaacaatctgGCTAAGCCACTGTTACTTAACGAAACTGTGACTCCCTGCCCCCCCCAGCATTCAAAACTGGGGTGGTTAAACTCTCTTAATCTTGTACCTGTACTTAACTTCTGACTTGGATCCAAAATACAAAATGCAAACAATTCCAggatttccatttgtttttgcgTTACTATAATTAGCGCTTCCAGCTTTTAGTTCGAACTTTTGAGAAAATCAGGGACTTTGCTGAAGAAggagtgggggctgggggccATAGGGACCAGCCAAGatggactgtttttttttctgttccttgaaaaaatatacaaatttgcTTGCATATTAAACCGTGGAATATCTATGTATGTGGCAATTGAAAATATAGGAATTTCCTATGGGAAGGCAGGGCTGGGGTTGATAGATTGCACAGACCCTAACATAGGCTTATATGATTTATAGATGAACAGTAttacctcttcctccctcctgttTATTCAGGTGGTTTTCACAATCAGTTCCTTGGGCTTGAGGCTACTAAGTAAAGCAATCTTAGCCCTTGGTGAGTCAGCCTGGCACCTTGGTTCTGATTAGTTAATACTTCCTATAGCAAAATCAGTTCCGAGTTTCAGCTACTTGTAATAAGGACGGCTAAAACATCAAACCTCTACTAGACTCCCCTGCCCCGAGTTACAAGACACTCCTACTTCAGAATATCATTAACTGAGACTGCTTTGTGCATTTCTGCAGCATCAACAAACAAAAGatatgaggcaggcagatcacaaggtcaggagttcgagaccagcctggccaatatggtgaaaccccgtctctactaaatatacaaaaattagcggggtgtggtggcaggcacctgtagtcccagctactcgggaggctgaggcaggaaaatcacttgaaccaggaggcagaggttgcagtgagccaaggtcgcaccactgcactccagcctgggcgacagagtgagactccgtctcaaaaaaataataattatctttgcatattttttaaataaccctGACCACCACATGCTTGCTATATCATGTGCATGAGGGAAGCCATAAACTATTTAAAAGGCAACTTTCTAGCTATGGGGTATGTTGTCCTCTGGGAGAGACCATGGTGGGTGACAGGGACAGAGGGCGATCCCTGAGGGAACGGTAAGTCAGGTGTTAGGCAACAAGGGAAGCAGCTTGGGCATCAGGTAGAGTTGTGTAATAACATCTGGTTTTTAAGTTCGCCCCTTCTTCATTTACCAACACACTAATCAGGTGAGCCCACCTTTATGAGTGACTTTGGAGAAAGATGCCTTTCCCATTGCTACTGCAGGCCTTAACCTGTCCTCCTCGCAGGTagtaatttgttttatttgaaagTAACCCCACCACGGTACTGTACTGCTTAGGTGTACAGTTTAGGATTTAAAATCCACTGACCACTTACCATCCTTCAATCAAGACCCGGTGGGAAGGAATAAATAAGGATATGAAACAGAGTTCAAAAGTCAAGACAACACAAAAACAAACTCTATCTAGAGTCACTAAGATCTAGTAACACTAGGCAGCTACTAGAGTCGCTTACCTGAGAGCAGAAATAGAGCAATCAACAACTACCAAGGAGAGAGGAGGCGTAGCTATGTGTTCACCATTCCTctgttatgttttaaaattacagcaataaaatatagttttacgTTATTCAAAATGTGAGCACTGCCCTATTTCCCTAAATGCTTGGGGTCAATTCAATTAATTACTTCCCACTAATTATGAATACTATGAAACTCATCATCATTTTGCTCTAACAGgcattaaatgtttatataaaatagtgtcactgcactaaaagaaaaaaaaaggaattaaggactttaaaaataaacaattgaatCAGATTAGAACTTTCTGCCAGTGGGGTAACTGGTTAGCTTCTATGAAAGGAATCGTTGACAAGCAACTTTCAAAGCAGGATCACAGGTTttcatgttttcttgtttttgcctgTTTTATGTGCTGACGGGTTGGGTGGCGGTTACTTACTACTGGGCACAGTCAATCAGCTGGTACTCGTTGGAGCGTTCGTAGCAGGCACGCACTCCTTCATCCTCCCACAGAGCCTTGGCATGCTCATAGAATTCCTGAAAGTGAACACAAGAAAGTTTAGAGAAAGGCAAGAGCTTGAACTAATCAACAACACTGTCATTCGAACCCTGAGACCAGAGTTCCCTATGTGACTGACACTTGGTGTGATTCTGAATTTCGAGCccaattaatgaattaatgctcACAAAGAACTTTAATTCAACACTTTAAACATATTCAAAAGTTCACGCAATTAGCTGCTGGTCTTATTGTGAATTACTGGTTTtgggtagtttctttttttgtgtgtggggggaaTGGGGTAAGCTACTGAGTAATTtagtttcttcacagaattgtttAGGAAGAATATACACTAATCTGTGTTAGAATATGCCAATAAATGGTTCAATGTTGTGAAAATAAGAAACTTCATTTGTAAGACGTGCTGGGACTAAATTTTCCTTCTGGGAAAATGTGAATCTTACCAAAAAAATTTATGATGGGGGACTTGTAGGTAGGAACATAAAAGTTCAGATGTTAATAGGACTAATAAAAGGTTATTGTTCTGATACATTTTTAATAGGCTGCTGTTTCCTTTTCCTATTAAATATAGAATCATATTTCAAGAACGTCAGTGggttatattatacatattgtgtttactgctttttttgaaaataatgctattttaaaaatttagctatCCATACTAACTATATACTACTAATTTCTCTGCTAATTTAAGTTTGCAGCCAAGTCcatctaaaatatacaaacacaaatTCCCACGAAAGCCTGACAAAAGGCAACAATAACTCATTGTTTTAGCTGTAGACAAGTCTCTTCCTTGTGGGTCTTACAAACGCATACA of Symphalangus syndactylus isolate Jambi chromosome 24, NHGRI_mSymSyn1-v2.1_pri, whole genome shotgun sequence contains these proteins:
- the GNAS gene encoding guanine nucleotide-binding protein G(s) subunit alpha isoform X11; the protein is MRILHVNGFNGEGGEEDPQAARSNSDGSEKATKVQDIKNNLKEAIETIVAAMSNLVPPVELANPENQFRVDYILSVMNVPDFDFPPEFYEHAKALWEDEGVRACYERSNEYQLIDCAQYFLDKIDVIKQADYVPSDQDLLRCRVLTSGIFETKFQVDKVNFHMFDVGGQRDERRKWIQCFNDVTAIIFVVASSSYNMVIREDNQTNRLQEALNLFKSIWNNRWLRTISVILFLNKQDLLAEKVLAGKSKIEDYFPEFARYTTPEDATPEPGEDPRVTRAKYFIRDEFLRISTASGDGRHYCYPHFTCAVDTENIRRVFNDCRDIIQRMHLRQYELL
- the GNAS gene encoding guanine nucleotide-binding protein G(s) subunit alpha isoform X13, giving the protein MRILHVNGFNGDSEKATKVQDIKNNLKEAIETIVAAMSNLVPPVELANPENQFRVDYILSVMNVPDFDFPPEFYEHAKALWEDEGVRACYERSNEYQLIDCAQYFLDKIDVIKQADYVPSDQDLLRCRVLTSGIFETKFQVDKVNFHMFDVGGQRDERRKWIQCFNDVTAIIFVVASSSYNMVIREDNQTNRLQEALNLFKSIWNNRWLRTISVILFLNKQDLLAEKVLAGKSKIEDYFPEFARYTTPEDATPEPGEDPRVTRAKYFIRDEFLRISTASGDGRHYCYPHFTCAVDTENIRRVFNDCRDIIQRMHLRQYELL
- the GNAS gene encoding guanine nucleotide-binding protein G(s) subunit alpha isoform X6; translation: MGCLGNSKTEDQRNEEKAQREANKKIEKQLQKDKQVYRATHRLLLLGAGESGKSTIVKQMRILHVNGFNGEGGEEDPQAARSNSDGEKATKVQDIKNNLKEAIETIVAAMSNLVPPVELANPENQFRVDYILSVMNVPDFDFPPEFYEHAKALWEDEGVRACYERSNEYQLIDCAQYFLDKIDVIKQADYVPSDQDLLRCRVLTSGIFETKFQVDKVNFHMFDVGGQRDERRKWIQCFNDVTAIIFVVASSSYNMVIREDNQTNRLQEALNLFKSIWNNRWLRTISVILFLNKQDLLAEKVLAGKSKIEDYFPEFARYTTPEDATPEPGEDPRVTRAKYFIRDEFLRISTASGDGRHYCYPHFTCAVDTENIRRVFNDCRDIIQRMHLRQYELL
- the GNAS gene encoding guanine nucleotide-binding protein G(s) subunit alpha isoform X9; this translates as MGCLGNSKTEDQRNEEKAQREANKKIEKQLQKDKQVYRATHRLLLLGAGESGKSTIVKQMRILHVNGFNGDEKATKVQDIKNNLKEAIETIVAAMSNLVPPVELANPENQFRVDYILSVMNVPDFDFPPEFYEHAKALWEDEGVRACYERSNEYQLIDCAQYFLDKIDVIKQADYVPSDQDLLRCRVLTSGIFETKFQVDKVNFHMFDVGGQRDERRKWIQCFNDVTAIIFVVASSSYNMVIREDNQTNRLQEALNLFKSIWNNRWLRTISVILFLNKQDLLAEKVLAGKSKIEDYFPEFARYTTPEDATPEPGEDPRVTRAKYFIRDEFLRISTASGDGRHYCYPHFTCAVDTENIRRVFNDCRDIIQRMHLRQYELL
- the GNAS gene encoding guanine nucleotide-binding protein G(s) subunit alpha isoform X5 yields the protein MGCLGNSKTEDQRNEEKAQREANKKIEKQLQKDKQVYRATHRLLLLGAGESGKSTIVKQMRILHVNGFNGEGGEEDPQAARSNSDGSEKATKVQDIKNNLKEAIETIVAAMSNLVPPVELANPENQFRVDYILSVMNVPDFDFPPEFYEHAKALWEDEGVRACYERSNEYQLIDCAQYFLDKIDVIKQADYVPSDQDLLRCRVLTSGIFETKFQVDKVNFHMFDVGGQRDERRKWIQCFNDVTAIIFVVASSSYNMVIREDNQTNRLQEALNLFKSIWNNRWLRTISVILFLNKQDLLAEKVLAGKSKIEDYFPEFARYTTPEDATPEPGEDPRVTRAKYFIRDEFLRISTASGDGRHYCYPHFTCAVDTENIRRVFNDCRDIIQRMHLRQYELL
- the GNAS gene encoding guanine nucleotide-binding protein G(s) subunit alpha isoform X14 translates to MRILHVNGFNGDEKATKVQDIKNNLKEAIETIVAAMSNLVPPVELANPENQFRVDYILSVMNVPDFDFPPEFYEHAKALWEDEGVRACYERSNEYQLIDCAQYFLDKIDVIKQADYVPSDQDLLRCRVLTSGIFETKFQVDKVNFHMFDVGGQRDERRKWIQCFNDVTAIIFVVASSSYNMVIREDNQTNRLQEALNLFKSIWNNRWLRTISVILFLNKQDLLAEKVLAGKSKIEDYFPEFARYTTPEDATPEPGEDPRVTRAKYFIRDEFLRISTASGDGRHYCYPHFTCAVDTENIRRVFNDCRDIIQRMHLRQYELL
- the GNAS gene encoding guanine nucleotide-binding protein G(s) subunit alpha isoform X12, with the translated sequence MRILHVNGFNGEGGEEDPQAARSNSDGEKATKVQDIKNNLKEAIETIVAAMSNLVPPVELANPENQFRVDYILSVMNVPDFDFPPEFYEHAKALWEDEGVRACYERSNEYQLIDCAQYFLDKIDVIKQADYVPSDQDLLRCRVLTSGIFETKFQVDKVNFHMFDVGGQRDERRKWIQCFNDVTAIIFVVASSSYNMVIREDNQTNRLQEALNLFKSIWNNRWLRTISVILFLNKQDLLAEKVLAGKSKIEDYFPEFARYTTPEDATPEPGEDPRVTRAKYFIRDEFLRISTASGDGRHYCYPHFTCAVDTENIRRVFNDCRDIIQRMHLRQYELL
- the GNAS gene encoding guanine nucleotide-binding protein G(s) subunit alpha isoform X10, yielding MGCLGNSKTEDQRNEEKAQREANKKIEKQLQKDKQVYRATHRLLLLGAGESGKSTIVKQMRILHVNGFNGDSEKATKVQDIKNNLKEAIETIVAAMSNLVPPVELANPENQFRVDYILSVMNVPDFDFPPEFYEHAKALWEDEGVRACYERSNEYQLIDCAQYFLDKIDVIKQADYVPSDQDLLRCRVLTSGIFETKFQVDKVNFHMFDVGGQRDERRKWIQCFNDVTAIIFVVASSSYNMVIREDNQTNRLQEALNLFKSIWNNRWLRTISVILFLNKQDLLAEKVLAGKSKIEDYFPEFARYTTPEDATPEPGEDPRVTRAKYFIRDEFLRISTASGDGRHYCYPHFTCAVDTENIRRVFNDCRDIIQRMHLRQYELL